One window of Paenibacillus sp. FSL K6-3182 genomic DNA carries:
- a CDS encoding Ger(x)C family spore germination protein, giving the protein MMLFAWIEKRGILLRKCAALTGIGFMSLLLQGCWDEVNLADVSYISAFGIDYKDGQYDIYAQTIKFGLIAKTESLQPDPNPVWIGKGSGDTVLLALNDLARSGQTILSLEHLKTVIVQERAMSKIADIMDGVNRQRASRYTSLLFGTKAPINKIFTSDTFFDQSPLNSIMYMPGPLDSQRSFIRPYSLQLAVQTLNEPSMVTTLPALNANEEYWKRKKQPLQIQLIEGIFIFKDLKYLGYLTEPEATGLRWADPEFKHFLLKAQGEKGKAAIAVVSSRGSVDVSFKGDKPIFTLKMRVDGNVAEMDGVIQEHEIVSSVKARIKQEMEDTFRKGLEKKVSFFQLEHHLYRYHQAYWQQACKGKEWLPKPDQLIIEVDFQLIHTGNFDLNIDT; this is encoded by the coding sequence ATGATGCTCTTTGCATGGATTGAAAAGCGGGGAATACTGCTTAGAAAGTGTGCTGCACTGACAGGCATCGGGTTTATGTCCTTGCTGCTGCAAGGCTGCTGGGATGAAGTTAACTTGGCGGATGTGAGCTATATATCCGCATTTGGCATCGATTATAAGGACGGACAATACGATATTTATGCCCAAACGATTAAATTTGGCCTAATTGCAAAAACAGAATCGCTTCAGCCTGATCCAAACCCGGTTTGGATCGGAAAAGGATCGGGAGATACTGTACTGCTTGCTCTAAATGACCTTGCTCGCTCTGGCCAAACGATTTTAAGCTTGGAGCATTTAAAAACCGTGATCGTACAGGAGAGAGCGATGAGCAAAATTGCTGACATCATGGACGGGGTAAATCGTCAGCGGGCATCGCGGTACACCTCGCTGCTATTTGGAACTAAAGCACCGATTAATAAGATTTTTACTAGCGATACTTTTTTTGACCAATCACCGCTTAACAGCATTATGTATATGCCGGGCCCTCTCGACAGTCAGAGGAGCTTCATTCGTCCTTATTCCTTGCAGCTAGCGGTACAGACGCTGAATGAACCCTCTATGGTAACTACTCTCCCTGCTTTGAATGCAAATGAAGAATACTGGAAAAGAAAGAAACAACCGCTTCAAATCCAGTTAATAGAAGGGATATTTATATTTAAAGATCTTAAATATCTCGGTTATCTTACGGAGCCTGAAGCCACAGGGCTAAGATGGGCAGATCCTGAATTCAAGCATTTTCTGCTCAAAGCGCAAGGGGAAAAAGGGAAAGCAGCAATCGCTGTCGTTTCATCCAGAGGGAGTGTGGATGTGAGTTTTAAAGGTGACAAGCCCATTTTCACATTAAAGATGCGAGTAGACGGTAATGTAGCAGAAATGGATGGCGTTATACAGGAACATGAAATTGTTTCGTCAGTTAAAGCGCGGATTAAGCAGGAGATGGAGGATACGTTCCGCAAGGGGCTGGAGAAGAAAGTTAGTTTCTTTCAACTGGAGCATCATCTGTACCGTTACCATCAAGCTTATTGGCAGCAAGCATGCAAAGGCAAGGAGTGGCTGCCAAAGCCCGATCAGTTAATTATAGAGGTGGATTTCCAATTAATTCACACCGGCAATTTCGATTTAAATATTGACACATAA